The Caballeronia sp. NK8 genome includes a window with the following:
- a CDS encoding site-specific integrase produces MTSLPTNASPLRQRMIDDMRMRQLAPKTQDIYLHIVREFARFLGRSPDTATVEDLRRYQLYLVDHGTSAVSLNHAITGLKFFFKVTLDRPELMVRMQPVRVPRILPVVLSPDEVRRLIEAAGNLKHQTALSVAYGAGLRASEVVALKVTDVDSERMTLRIEQGKGRRDRYAMLSPVLLERLRVWWRVARAQGKMLDGGWLFPGLDPLDQLSTRQLNRAIHAAAETANIDKRVSMHTLRHSFATHLLEQKVDIRVIQVLLGHAKLENTALYVQVATDLLHEVTSPLDRLPSE; encoded by the coding sequence ATGACCTCCTTACCGACAAACGCCAGCCCACTGCGCCAGCGCATGATCGACGATATGCGCATGCGCCAGCTTGCCCCCAAGACGCAGGACATCTACCTGCACATCGTGCGTGAGTTCGCCCGTTTTCTCGGGCGCTCGCCTGACACGGCCACCGTCGAGGACCTGCGCCGCTACCAGCTCTATCTGGTCGACCACGGCACATCGGCCGTGTCGCTGAACCACGCGATCACCGGCCTGAAGTTCTTCTTCAAAGTCACGCTCGACCGGCCCGAGCTGATGGTCAGGATGCAACCGGTGCGCGTGCCCCGCATATTGCCCGTCGTGCTCAGCCCCGACGAAGTGCGGCGGCTCATCGAGGCCGCCGGTAACCTGAAGCACCAAACCGCGCTGTCGGTCGCGTACGGCGCGGGGCTACGCGCCAGCGAAGTGGTGGCGCTGAAGGTCACCGACGTCGACAGCGAGCGCATGACACTGCGTATCGAGCAGGGCAAGGGCCGCCGTGACCGCTACGCGATGCTCTCGCCGGTGCTGCTCGAACGTCTGCGTGTGTGGTGGCGCGTGGCCCGTGCGCAGGGCAAGATGCTCGATGGTGGGTGGCTGTTTCCCGGACTCGATCCGCTCGATCAGTTAAGCACGCGACAGTTGAACCGTGCCATTCATGCCGCCGCCGAGACTGCGAACATCGACAAACGTGTGTCCATGCACACGCTACGCCATAGCTTTGCGACACATCTCCTCGAACAGAAGGTGGATATCCGCGTGATCCAGGTGCTGCTCGGCCATGCAAAGCTCGAGAACACCGCGCTCTACGTCCAGGTGGCCACCGACCTGCTGCACGAGGTCACCAGTCCGCTGGACCGTCTGCCCTCAGAGTAG
- a CDS encoding IS91 family transposase codes for MLEVADIFRSHGPAWRATTHLSLGQLKVMSAIERCRTAALGGHVLRCSGCTRTEVSFNSCRDRHCPKCQASAAHRWLEARQADLLPVEYFHVVFTLPAQISAIAWYNKRVIYGLLFDIAADTLRTIAEDPRHLGAQIGATLVLHTWGSALTHHPHVHGIVPRGGLSPDGERWIACRPGYFLPVRVLSRLFRRRFLEALQSVHHRGDLQFFGEYTGLADPATFARWLAPLRTCEWVVYAKRPFAGPKAVLEYLSRYTHRVAISNQRLVAVDERGVTFRWKDYRAKGRTRYKTMTLETGEFMRRFLLHVLPGGFHRIRHFGLLANPVRRANLAKVRELLHVEPEISPSPDDAIIETRPVFICRHCGAPMVVIEILARSAPIRAPPMRRDPT; via the coding sequence ATGCTGGAGGTTGCGGACATCTTCCGCAGCCACGGGCCAGCGTGGCGAGCCACGACACACTTGAGCCTGGGGCAGCTGAAGGTCATGTCGGCCATCGAACGGTGCCGCACGGCGGCACTGGGCGGACATGTGCTGCGCTGTTCAGGCTGCACAAGGACCGAGGTGTCCTTCAACTCGTGCCGAGACCGGCATTGCCCGAAGTGCCAGGCCAGCGCCGCACACCGCTGGCTAGAGGCGCGTCAGGCCGATCTGCTACCCGTCGAGTACTTCCACGTCGTCTTCACGCTGCCCGCGCAAATCAGCGCGATCGCCTGGTACAACAAGCGGGTCATCTACGGGCTGCTGTTCGACATCGCCGCCGACACGCTGCGCACGATCGCCGAGGATCCCAGGCATCTCGGCGCCCAGATCGGCGCCACGCTCGTACTGCACACTTGGGGATCGGCGCTCACGCATCACCCGCATGTGCACGGCATCGTCCCCCGTGGCGGGCTGTCGCCTGACGGTGAACGCTGGATCGCCTGCCGGCCCGGCTACTTCCTGCCCGTGCGCGTCCTCTCACGCCTGTTCCGACGCCGCTTCCTCGAGGCACTCCAGTCGGTTCACCACCGTGGCGACCTGCAGTTCTTCGGCGAGTACACCGGGCTCGCCGACCCCGCCACCTTTGCCCGATGGCTTGCGCCCCTACGTACTTGCGAATGGGTGGTCTACGCCAAGCGCCCGTTCGCCGGACCGAAGGCGGTGCTCGAGTACCTCTCACGCTACACGCACCGCGTCGCCATCTCCAACCAGCGCCTGGTCGCCGTCGATGAGCGTGGCGTGACGTTCCGCTGGAAGGACTACCGTGCGAAGGGACGCACCCGCTACAAGACCATGACCCTCGAAACCGGCGAATTCATGCGCCGCTTCCTGCTCCATGTGCTGCCCGGTGGTTTCCATCGGATCCGCCACTTCGGGCTGCTCGCCAACCCGGTGCGCCGCGCCAATCTCGCAAAGGTGCGCGAACTGCTGCACGTCGAACCCGAGATCAGCCCGTCGCCGGACGACGCCATCATCGAAACCCGCCCCGTCTTCATCTGTCGGCACTGCGGCGCACCGATGGTCGTCATCGAAATCCTCGCGCGCAGCGCCCCGATCCGCGCACCGCCAATGCGCCGGGATCCGACATGA
- a CDS encoding Hsp20/alpha crystallin family protein: MSDLYSGTDLFSELDRLQRQLASMFGGFPSSIRSGRFGAFPQINIGSTDDSIEVVAFAPGVDPKSLDVSIDKGLLSISGERAAAQPATDGEEMRTYAQERFVGSFRRVIELPEHADPDKVTAQYTNGCLTVSIGKREASKPRAITVQ; this comes from the coding sequence ATGAGCGATCTCTATTCCGGGACCGACCTGTTCAGCGAGCTCGATCGCCTGCAACGGCAGTTGGCGAGCATGTTCGGTGGTTTCCCTTCCAGCATCCGTTCTGGGCGTTTCGGCGCCTTCCCGCAAATCAATATCGGCTCGACCGACGACTCGATCGAGGTCGTTGCGTTTGCGCCCGGAGTCGATCCGAAGAGTCTGGACGTGTCAATTGACAAGGGCCTATTGAGCATCAGCGGAGAGCGCGCGGCGGCGCAACCCGCGACCGACGGTGAAGAAATGCGCACCTATGCGCAGGAACGATTCGTAGGTTCTTTTCGACGCGTCATTGAGCTACCGGAGCATGCGGACCCCGACAAAGTTACTGCGCAATACACCAATGGCTGCCTGACGGTGAGCATTGGCAAGCGGGAGGCATCCAAGCCACGAGCTATTACCGTTCAATGA
- a CDS encoding MerR family transcriptional regulator encodes MADSSVQEFDSQPGSDEAATLEQVPSHATSVAGIGIAAIAQEIGVTKDTLRVWERRYGSPRPMRTPGGERLYSQDQVTQLRLVKRLLDAGHRPSEVLGQPMDMLQHLAQSSGVGRDEPDAELDRLISLLRASVHDDLRIALLKRATRDGLERFVLDVAAPLSERVGNAWTAGTLQVYHEHLFSEILQSTMRNLMRPLSDALRGRCSRPRVLLTTLSGEGHGLGILMAEAMFTLSECECVPLGLQTPLHDVVDAAAAHKIDIVALSFSASLPAQSVANALTDLRDLLPPHIRLWVGGSSPALRRKVHDGVLHVPGLTSIDEAVEEWRQSAVR; translated from the coding sequence ATGGCAGACTCATCGGTACAGGAGTTCGATTCGCAGCCGGGCTCGGATGAGGCCGCAACTCTGGAGCAGGTCCCATCGCACGCAACTTCGGTGGCGGGAATTGGCATCGCGGCGATCGCTCAGGAAATTGGCGTGACGAAGGACACGCTACGTGTTTGGGAGCGCCGTTACGGCTCTCCGCGGCCGATGCGCACGCCCGGCGGCGAACGCCTTTACTCGCAGGACCAGGTGACGCAGTTGCGGCTCGTCAAGCGCCTGCTTGACGCAGGGCATCGGCCTAGCGAGGTGCTCGGGCAACCGATGGACATGCTTCAGCACCTGGCGCAGAGCTCCGGCGTGGGACGGGACGAGCCGGACGCCGAACTCGATCGTCTGATCTCGCTGTTGCGCGCGAGCGTCCACGACGACTTACGCATCGCGCTGCTGAAGCGGGCGACGCGCGACGGACTCGAGCGTTTCGTGCTGGACGTCGCGGCGCCGCTGTCGGAGCGTGTCGGCAACGCGTGGACCGCTGGCACCTTGCAGGTATACCACGAACATCTGTTCAGCGAGATACTCCAGTCGACGATGCGAAACCTGATGCGCCCGCTCTCGGACGCGCTGCGCGGTCGCTGCAGCCGTCCGCGCGTGTTGCTGACGACGCTCTCCGGCGAAGGGCACGGTCTCGGTATTTTGATGGCCGAAGCAATGTTCACGCTCTCCGAATGCGAATGCGTTCCGCTAGGCTTGCAGACGCCGCTGCACGATGTCGTCGATGCGGCGGCGGCGCATAAGATCGATATCGTGGCGCTGTCATTCAGCGCGTCGCTGCCCGCGCAATCCGTCGCGAACGCTCTGACCGATCTGCGCGACCTGCTGCCGCCACACATACGACTTTGGGTCGGCGGAAGCAGCCCAGCGCTGCGCCGCAAGGTTCACGACGGCGTGCTTCACGTGCCGGGATTGACCTCGATCGATGAAGCTGTCGAGGAATGGCGTCAATCGGCAGTTCGCTGA
- a CDS encoding CsbD family protein: MNKDQVKGTAEKAKGKINEGVGKMTGDTTQQVKGQVQQGAGEARKQYGDAKEQVKKSHP; this comes from the coding sequence ATGAACAAGGACCAAGTGAAGGGCACCGCGGAAAAGGCGAAAGGAAAGATCAACGAGGGCGTCGGGAAGATGACTGGCGACACCACCCAACAGGTGAAAGGGCAGGTCCAGCAGGGGGCGGGCGAGGCCCGTAAGCAATACGGCGATGCAAAGGAACAAGTGAAGAAGAGCCATCCGTAA
- a CDS encoding BamA/TamA family outer membrane protein codes for MTAALAAVIATVFSAAQAEEKEPLSFIDSTDGQLDMSDFLLKHKGALPVPVVITEPAVGYGVGLGLLFFSGPIAEQAANSTGNERNRIPPNVTALGGLYTRNGTWAAAAAHFHTWDDDRYRYLGAVAKVDAHLDYFGLTSEPRAYTLRGDALLQQFLLRLGNSRWYGGVRYVFFDSTSSFTGGNVPDSVSKFERNQRIGAGSLILDYDSRDNIFYPGSGSLAEFEAQFARIGFGGTQNYDVYAARGFKWFPLMHALILGLRVETKFSTGDIPFYAQPYVDLRGVQKGRYQDRNAISTEVELRWDVTPRWSLLGFTGLGKAYGRLESFSQAQNVTSVGAGFRYLIARKLGVSIGIDVAHSKDQNAFYIQVGSAWR; via the coding sequence GTGACCGCCGCACTGGCTGCGGTAATCGCAACAGTCTTCAGTGCCGCGCAGGCTGAAGAGAAAGAGCCTCTCAGCTTCATCGATTCGACGGACGGGCAACTGGACATGAGCGATTTTCTGCTCAAACACAAAGGGGCGCTGCCCGTGCCTGTCGTGATTACTGAGCCCGCTGTGGGCTATGGCGTAGGTCTCGGCCTGCTGTTCTTCTCCGGGCCGATCGCCGAACAGGCGGCAAACTCAACAGGTAATGAGCGCAATCGGATTCCGCCGAACGTCACGGCACTCGGGGGGCTCTACACGCGGAACGGCACGTGGGCGGCGGCCGCCGCTCACTTTCACACATGGGACGACGACCGATATCGTTACCTTGGTGCGGTGGCAAAAGTCGATGCTCACCTTGACTACTTCGGACTGACGAGCGAGCCCCGCGCATACACCCTGAGGGGTGATGCGCTGCTTCAGCAGTTCCTGCTACGGCTTGGAAACAGCCGCTGGTATGGCGGTGTGCGCTATGTCTTCTTCGACTCGACGTCCAGTTTCACAGGCGGCAACGTACCGGACAGCGTTTCCAAGTTCGAGAGGAACCAGCGCATCGGCGCCGGCAGCCTGATTTTGGACTACGATTCGCGCGACAACATCTTCTACCCGGGCTCCGGCAGCCTCGCGGAATTCGAAGCCCAGTTCGCCCGAATCGGCTTCGGCGGCACCCAGAACTACGATGTCTACGCCGCGCGCGGCTTCAAATGGTTTCCGCTGATGCATGCGCTGATCCTAGGCCTTCGTGTCGAGACGAAGTTCTCGACGGGAGACATTCCGTTCTACGCACAGCCGTATGTCGACCTGCGCGGCGTTCAGAAGGGACGATACCAGGACCGCAACGCCATCTCGACTGAAGTCGAGTTGCGATGGGACGTGACGCCGCGATGGTCGCTGCTAGGCTTCACAGGGCTTGGCAAGGCGTATGGAAGACTGGAAAGCTTTTCGCAGGCACAGAACGTCACAAGTGTCGGCGCTGGGTTCCGTTACCTGATCGCACGCAAGCTAGGGGTGTCCATTGGTATCGATGTCGCCCACAGCAAGGACCAAAACGCGTTTTACATACAGGTCGGCAGTGCCTGGCGGTGA
- a CDS encoding Hsp20/alpha crystallin family protein has translation MNTDPRKWNPFKFLRGSTRKSDADAEHSPGGEQSRSTWPDMPRFFSRDPWRAVEEFFQDPFAGRGALERWFGDFSSSRFQPRIDVVDEGKILRVTAELPGMEREDVSVSVEDGALVLRGEKKQDVRSEEDGCYRLERAYGRFTRTIPMPEDAEPDRALAKFDHGILTLTVPKSVSARSASRTIDIG, from the coding sequence ATGAATACCGATCCAAGGAAATGGAACCCGTTCAAGTTCCTGCGCGGGTCGACGCGCAAGTCCGATGCGGACGCGGAGCATTCGCCGGGCGGTGAACAGTCGCGCTCGACGTGGCCTGACATGCCTCGATTCTTCTCGCGCGATCCGTGGCGCGCCGTCGAAGAATTTTTTCAGGACCCCTTTGCCGGACGCGGGGCGCTGGAAAGATGGTTTGGCGACTTCAGCTCATCGCGCTTCCAGCCGCGTATCGACGTGGTCGACGAAGGGAAAATACTGCGCGTGACGGCTGAGTTGCCCGGAATGGAGCGCGAGGACGTGAGCGTAAGCGTCGAGGATGGCGCGCTCGTCTTGCGCGGCGAGAAGAAACAGGATGTCCGTAGCGAAGAGGACGGCTGCTATCGGCTGGAGCGAGCCTATGGGCGCTTTACACGGACCATCCCAATGCCGGAAGACGCCGAGCCCGATCGCGCCCTGGCCAAATTCGACCACGGCATACTTACGTTGACCGTGCCGAAGTCGGTGTCGGCGCGTTCCGCGAGTCGCACGATCGATATTGGCTAG
- the groL gene encoding chaperonin GroEL (60 kDa chaperone family; promotes refolding of misfolded polypeptides especially under stressful conditions; forms two stacked rings of heptamers to form a barrel-shaped 14mer; ends can be capped by GroES; misfolded proteins enter the barrel where they are refolded when GroES binds), with the protein MSAKEVKFHDTARARIVKGVNVLADAVKVTLGPKGRNVLIERSFGAPTITKDGVSVAKEIELKDRFENMGAQIVKQVASKTGDVAGDGTTTATVLAQAIVQEGMKHVAAGMNPMDLKRGIDKAVAALLDELRTLSKPISTSREIAQVGSISANADEAIGTIIAQAMEKVGKEGVITVEDGKSLENELDVVEGMQFDRGYISPYFINDPDKQAAYLDDALILLHDKKISNIRDLLPVLEATSKAGKPLLIVAEDIEGEALATLVVNAMRGILKVAAVKAPGFGDRRKAMLEDIATLTGATVISEETGKQLQKAALEDLGRAKRIEVRKDDTIIIDGAGDEERIAARVKSIRAQIEETTSDYDREKLQERVAKLAGGVAVIKVGAATEVEMKEKKDRVDDALHATRAAVEEGIVPGGGVALLRAREAVTGLKGANSDQDAGIQIVLHALEAPLRIIAANAGDEPSVVIAKVVEGHGNFGYNAALGEYGDLVEAGVVDPTKVTRTALQNAASIAGLILTTDATVAEAPKDDKPTQTPAREFEY; encoded by the coding sequence ATGAGCGCAAAAGAGGTCAAATTCCACGACACCGCCCGTGCCCGCATCGTCAAGGGCGTCAATGTGCTGGCCGATGCCGTGAAGGTTACCCTTGGGCCCAAAGGCCGAAACGTCCTGATCGAACGCAGCTTCGGCGCGCCGACCATCACGAAGGATGGGGTGTCAGTCGCCAAGGAGATCGAACTCAAGGACCGATTCGAGAATATGGGAGCACAGATCGTCAAGCAGGTCGCTTCGAAGACGGGAGACGTGGCCGGCGACGGCACCACGACGGCCACCGTTCTCGCACAAGCGATCGTCCAGGAAGGCATGAAACATGTCGCCGCCGGCATGAATCCGATGGATCTCAAGCGCGGCATCGACAAGGCCGTCGCGGCCTTACTCGACGAGCTGCGCACGCTGTCGAAGCCGATTTCGACAAGCCGTGAGATTGCCCAGGTCGGCTCGATCTCCGCGAACGCCGACGAGGCGATCGGGACGATCATCGCACAGGCGATGGAAAAAGTGGGCAAGGAAGGCGTGATTACCGTCGAAGACGGCAAGTCGCTCGAGAACGAGTTGGATGTTGTCGAGGGCATGCAGTTCGACCGTGGCTACATCAGCCCCTACTTCATTAACGATCCCGACAAGCAGGCTGCCTATCTCGACGATGCGCTGATTTTGCTGCACGACAAGAAGATCTCGAACATCCGAGATCTGTTGCCAGTGCTTGAAGCAACCTCAAAGGCTGGGAAGCCACTGCTGATTGTCGCTGAGGACATCGAGGGCGAAGCGCTGGCGACATTGGTCGTTAATGCCATGCGCGGCATCCTCAAGGTCGCTGCCGTCAAAGCGCCAGGTTTCGGTGACCGGCGCAAAGCCATGCTCGAGGACATCGCAACCCTGACGGGCGCGACGGTCATCTCCGAAGAAACCGGCAAGCAACTGCAGAAGGCAGCCCTTGAAGATCTCGGACGAGCGAAGCGCATTGAAGTCCGCAAGGACGACACGATCATCATCGATGGCGCGGGCGACGAAGAGCGCATCGCGGCACGCGTGAAGTCCATTCGTGCGCAGATCGAGGAAACGACAAGCGACTACGACCGCGAGAAGCTGCAGGAGCGTGTCGCGAAACTCGCCGGCGGCGTGGCCGTCATCAAGGTCGGCGCGGCCACCGAGGTCGAAATGAAGGAGAAGAAAGACCGCGTGGACGACGCGCTGCACGCTACACGTGCCGCAGTCGAGGAAGGCATCGTGCCCGGCGGTGGGGTGGCGCTGCTGCGCGCGCGGGAAGCGGTGACGGGACTGAAAGGCGCCAACAGCGATCAGGACGCGGGCATTCAGATCGTACTGCACGCGCTCGAGGCGCCGCTGCGCATCATCGCCGCGAATGCGGGCGACGAGCCTTCGGTGGTCATCGCAAAAGTGGTCGAAGGCCACGGCAACTTTGGCTACAACGCAGCCCTCGGCGAATACGGCGATCTTGTTGAGGCGGGCGTCGTCGATCCGACCAAGGTCACACGTACCGCGCTGCAGAACGCCGCATCGATTGCGGGGTTGATTCTCACAACCGATGCCACCGTTGCCGAAGCGCCGAAAGACGATAAGCCGACGCAGACGCCCGCACGGGAATTCGAGTATTAA
- the groES gene encoding co-chaperone GroES — protein MHIRPLYDRVIVKRIETQRTTASGIVIPDSAAEKPEQGEVVAVGNGRLLQDGTLRPLQLQVGDQVLFGKYAGQTVKVDGEELLVMREEDVMGVLEADAGPARKAA, from the coding sequence ATGCATATTCGTCCCCTCTACGACCGGGTTATCGTCAAGCGAATCGAAACGCAACGGACGACAGCTTCGGGCATCGTAATTCCCGATTCAGCAGCAGAAAAACCAGAACAAGGCGAAGTCGTCGCAGTCGGCAACGGCCGGCTGCTGCAGGACGGCACGCTGCGCCCGCTCCAGCTACAGGTCGGTGACCAGGTTCTATTCGGCAAATACGCGGGCCAGACCGTCAAGGTCGATGGCGAGGAGTTGCTTGTCATGCGCGAGGAGGACGTCATGGGCGTTCTCGAGGCTGACGCCGGTCCGGCGCGCAAGGCTGCCTGA
- a CDS encoding Hsp20/alpha crystallin family protein, whose translation MNATTELARKGESAVAGREGEPSERRITITPPVDIFENSQGVVLWADLPGVTKDRLDVKVHDGNLFIEAEAVVPTPAGLRLQHAEIRQPHFARAFSLGSDLDASKIDANLRDGVLQLTIPRRDEARPRRIEVRTG comes from the coding sequence ATGAACGCCACAACAGAGCTTGCCAGGAAAGGCGAAAGCGCGGTCGCCGGCAGGGAGGGGGAGCCGTCCGAGCGTCGGATCACCATCACGCCGCCGGTCGATATCTTTGAAAATAGCCAGGGCGTCGTCTTGTGGGCGGATTTGCCCGGCGTAACGAAGGATCGGCTCGACGTGAAGGTCCACGACGGTAATCTGTTCATCGAAGCCGAGGCGGTGGTGCCGACTCCGGCCGGGCTGCGCCTGCAGCACGCCGAGATCCGCCAGCCCCACTTCGCGCGAGCGTTCTCGCTCGGGTCCGACCTGGATGCTTCGAAGATCGATGCCAATCTGAGGGACGGCGTGCTGCAGCTGACAATACCGCGTCGGGACGAAGCCCGCCCCCGCCGGATCGAAGTGCGTACAGGCTGA
- a CDS encoding FAD-binding oxidoreductase, whose protein sequence is MLRIDEVINSEAFPDRCDVVVIGGGIVGVSTAYELARSGISVTLIEKGIIGGEQSGRNWGWVRQQNRDLHELPLAMHSLKRWGELSAELGDDIGFRKSGILYGTEQEADVERWKAWLAQARDVGFRSDILSARELEARVPTSKARWVGGLWSATDGRAEPSKAAPAIARGAQKSGARVLQNCAARGLDMSGGRVSGVWTERGRIAADSVVLAGGAWSALFCQHHGIDLPAINVVGTALRTAEAPGVIEGCFSGPGFALRRRLDGGYTIAVPGYGRVELAPQNLRHSVKFRTMFRSKLNKKLKIRVGSSFFNGPEASAAWNDGDKTPFEKCRILDPRPDTEWLSRAVRNIAGVFPELANVRIAHAWAGAIDTTPDLVPIISKVAAKPGLVIASGFSGHGFGLGPGAGLLTSQLVTNEAPQFDLGPYKLERFSDGTALHRPEMM, encoded by the coding sequence ATGCTCAGAATCGACGAAGTCATCAACAGCGAAGCATTCCCGGATCGATGCGATGTCGTGGTTATAGGCGGCGGCATCGTCGGCGTCAGCACGGCGTATGAACTCGCGCGAAGCGGCATATCGGTGACACTTATAGAGAAGGGCATCATCGGCGGGGAGCAATCGGGACGGAACTGGGGCTGGGTGCGTCAGCAGAATCGTGACCTGCACGAATTGCCGCTCGCCATGCACAGCCTCAAACGCTGGGGCGAACTCAGCGCCGAACTCGGCGACGACATCGGCTTTCGCAAGAGCGGCATTCTCTACGGCACGGAGCAGGAGGCGGATGTCGAGCGCTGGAAAGCGTGGCTCGCCCAGGCGCGTGATGTTGGCTTCCGCAGCGACATTCTCTCGGCACGCGAACTCGAAGCGCGCGTCCCGACGTCAAAGGCGCGCTGGGTCGGCGGTCTGTGGTCGGCCACGGACGGCCGTGCGGAACCCTCCAAGGCGGCGCCAGCCATCGCACGCGGCGCGCAGAAGTCCGGCGCGAGGGTGCTCCAGAATTGCGCCGCTCGAGGTCTTGATATGAGCGGCGGAAGGGTGTCCGGGGTATGGACGGAACGCGGGCGTATCGCGGCAGATTCCGTGGTACTCGCGGGCGGCGCCTGGAGCGCGCTGTTTTGCCAGCACCACGGCATCGATCTGCCAGCCATTAACGTGGTAGGCACAGCGCTGCGCACAGCGGAAGCGCCAGGCGTCATCGAAGGCTGTTTCTCCGGACCGGGCTTTGCGCTCAGACGGCGTCTGGACGGCGGCTACACGATTGCCGTTCCCGGCTATGGCCGGGTTGAGCTCGCGCCGCAGAACCTGCGCCATTCAGTAAAATTCCGCACTATGTTCCGCAGCAAGCTCAACAAGAAGCTGAAGATCCGCGTGGGTTCCAGCTTTTTTAACGGACCGGAGGCAAGCGCCGCCTGGAACGACGGTGATAAGACGCCGTTCGAGAAATGCCGCATTCTGGATCCCCGGCCGGATACCGAATGGCTCTCGCGCGCCGTTCGAAACATCGCAGGCGTGTTTCCCGAACTGGCGAACGTGCGGATCGCCCATGCCTGGGCTGGCGCCATCGACACAACGCCCGACTTGGTGCCGATCATCTCTAAAGTTGCGGCGAAGCCGGGACTCGTCATCGCCTCCGGTTTTAGCGGACATGGTTTCGGACTGGGACCGGGTGCGGGATTGCTGACGAGCCAGCTCGTGACGAACGAAGCGCCGCAGTTCGATCTTGGACCCTACAAACTCGAGCGGTTTAGCGACGGCACAGCGCTGCATCGCCCTGAAATGATGTAA